ACCAGCCAATACTAGGGGATCTCACAAAAGGGTGCTTGGGAAAACACATAAAACTCCTATAGAAGATAATCATGGGTCATTAATGGCAACACGAAAGTCACCTCGCCTACAATCATTAGGGGCACAAGATCTTGGAAGCTCATCAAAATCTATTGCTGATAACTGTGTTGTTGACCACATAGAAGAACGTACAAAAAAGAGAACAATAGGTCCAACTAAAATGAAGTCTATTGCAACTGATAGTGATGGTCGTTTGGAAGTGAAGTTTAATTCCAAAGGACAACCAATTGGTACAACATCAATAAAATTGTCTTCTTTTTTAGGAGCACTTGTGAGAGAAATTGTGCCAATAACAATAACTGATTGGAGGAAGATCACTCCAGGAATGAAAGAAGTTTTATGGAAATCTATACAGGTATAAAGTCTAATCAATATTTATTGTACTATTTTTTATGATCATAAAGTTTGCTACATTTTATTGACACTAATATATTTGCATGTTTAATTTTTTACTAGGCAAGATATAAGGTTGACAAAGAATGGAAAAAGTACTATGTCTTTAGAACAATGGCAGATCTTTGGAGAGCTTCGAAATCAAGATTGGTTTCTAAACTTAGGAAGGCACCCAATGAAGAAGCAAGAATGAACTTGAAACCTGATAACATCAACTCAGAAATTGAGTGGAAAAGTTATGTTAGAGAAAAAACTAGTGCTGAGTTTAAGGTACCTTAATTTCAATTTTTGTTCTAAACTTATTAcaaattcaagttcatttatgaTTAATACTATTATCATTAATCCTTGATTCTAATAGGCCAAAAGTGAGAAATTCATAAAGATACGGACAAAGCAATTGCCTCACACTTGTAGCCGTAAAGGATATGCACGCTTGACTGAAGAATTGGTAAAATTAGATCTATTTGTATGTCATTTATAAGAAATTGATTTTAtctcaaattttaattaataaattttacatcCTTTGCTAGGTTAATAATAGCGGAAGCAAAGAAGCACCTTCTAGAGTTGATGTTTGGACTAAGgcacataagaagaaaaatggtCAACCTGTAAATTCAGAAGTGGCTGAAGCTTTTGTATGAactaactttatttaattatgattttatttgtttttattacaTACTTTTCATCTAACTATTACCATTGTtgattttacatatatattttcaggATTTAGTGGAAGAATATAAAAAAGATCTAACTATTTCTTCAACTACAAGTGTTAATGATGACATTCTAACAAAGGTGCTTGGCCCTGAAAAGAATACATATTTGAGGGCTTTTGGAAGAGGAGTTACTCGGTCAAAGTTGGCAATTGTTTCTGAACAAGATGATCACATGATTCAAATAAAAGATCAATGTAATGACTTGAAGGATAGAATGCCACACATGGAGCAACTAATTCAATCTTTACTAAGAAATCAGGtaagttatttttttttcatgaattCGGTTATAATTAGTGTTTTTTATGTTAAACTAGTTTTCCATTCAACTAATGGCTGATGTATAATATCACTGTAGAATGAACTTGTTCAAAGTGGGGAGCAATCAAATGCCCATGTTCCATCATCTCCTGTGGCAACTTCCTAATCATTTAGTCTTAAACTTTCTCCACTTTTTATAAATGAATTCTAACTATTGCCACTATTCTTAAAGAGTGTAAGGGATAACATTTATGgccaaaaatgcaaaatattgGATTGGACTGGATCTGGAGATATTATTGCAGATGGATACTTCATTTCAAGTGACCCAAAAGATGAGGTCCATCATGTTCCTCTTGGTCCAAATGCCATGAAAGTGGGAATAGATTTTGCAAGGAAACCCAATGCATTTCTTTGGAGGCCTACATCTAACATTTGCCATATGGAAGATGCTATTGGTAGTATAATTGCTTGGCCAACTGAAAAAGTGAGAATgaactgctactgctgctgctgctgctgctgctgctgctgctgctgctgctgctgctgctcctgctgctcctcctgctgctcctgctgctgctgctgctgctgctcctgctgctcctCCTGCTGCTCCTCCTGCTGCTCCTCCTGCTCCTCCTGCTCctcctgctgctcctgctgctgctcctgctgctcctgctgctcctgctgctgctcctgctgctgctgctcctgctgctgctgctgctgctgctgctgctgctgctgctgctcctgctgctgctgctgctgctgctgctgctgctgctgctgctgctgctgctgctgctgctgctcctgctgctgctgctgctgctgctcctgctgctgctcctgctgctgctgctgctgctcctgctgctgctgctgctgctcctgctgctactcctactactactactactagctaagtaaagttcttggactctacattgcaagagggggtaaccaagccaGGACCTCTTCGATCTGTCTGTTTGCCCtagtgagatggctccttaattgggcattctccatctcaatggatgttaaatatcctagattaggatttggtggaaGTGACGCCGAACTCCCAACGTCGTCTTGGCCCACCAGTTGCTTCCCAAGACGTTGCTGAACATTTGGGCCCTTTTCAGTGGGACCGGCTGTATGATGTgcctcttgcccaccaggctgttccatttcGTTGTCATGCATCAattgagtaaccaccatgatgaacatcgaatgaaacttgtaaagcactaatttattctcaataaaagcaccaaactgttgacgcgatttttcgccaacagtagatttagaaatctaaaaaGCGTATTATtgcttatttgtaaaccgtaatgaatttataagaaccctttcatacacacaattttacgtggttctgtggttaaaatcaacctagtccacgagacaatattattgcttttctctcacaattttttgcagagtttcagtaatacaaaaaggtcgtCCCCTTCTTTGTCCATTATCCGTGATATTTATAGTTGAATTTCCTGggcaggtttgggtaaccgcatgcataaatatggtatacatttaatatagataattctcatttacattgggatatgattgtaAAACataatatactcctgctatctcggataataaatgataaatgtgcaatacagcctgggcattaatgagtgtataaagagcctccaagtctctcgggatccttcagtatgcgttctgaccaggtttccacgagctgaatatcttcatCGAGTTGGTGATCAAAGATTATCCGAACCTTAGTTCGGATTAACTTCAGAGCGCCCAAAAGGAGATCTGGCcactacatgtctcgaactgaactgttatcctaagaggcggcCTGATAATAACCTGAATGTCGTATTGCCAAGTCCCAATTCGAGttgctcacatcatcattaacTAGATGCCGAGTCCCAATTCGAGTTTTcatatattcatctgccaactATATTCCTAGCTAAGTAATTAAACTCGTGCTAACTTTTAGGATACAACACTATCTTACAAAGACAGAAAAAAAATCTGAACAAAATAGTGTAACAGTTGAGagcataattttttggtttttctaTCTTACAAAGACTGAAGAAAAGATCTAAACAAAATAGTGTAACAGTTGATGAAACATtaaacaatatatttttatatttatatttgtatatgattattatatatgtaatgtaattaataaataaacatgTTTCCAAAACATAAGCAAAGAGATTAAGAAGTATATCAATGAGATTCCAGTAAACAGGGAAAAAGAGCTTGTTGACTCCCATGTCCAACGCTATTCTAACAAAGGCATGGTTCCCTGCATAAACAAGCTGCAAAATAGAAGCTTCTGATGTTCAGGCACCATGAACGATAACCTTTTAACCAATGTAAAGCAGACGTTGTATGAAAGAAGTATCATTAACCTTTTCATTTATTATATATCCATTGGTTATTATggcaatttatttattattaatatgaaTATTAATTCAATATTGTAACAACTTTCAAATAACTTCGATTCTTTTTTAAAATGATTGTCGGTTTTTGAGGGAGTGCATTTCAAAGATTGTGGTTCATAATCcaatattttgttattatttatgATAATTATATATGTGTAATAAGAAACCCACAGCCTCCGCCCCATTTATGCTTCCTCCTCCCTCTTTCGTCTCTCTCTCGCAGCCACTCCCACTCATTGTCTCTCTCTCTTGCTCGGCGGGGAAGCTAGGCGGGCGAACCTCTCTCGCTCGGTGGTGGTGATTGGGCTTGGGGTGTCCTCCATTGGTGTCAATCTCTccccctctctttctctcttgttttcttttctccttttccttttctttttgttttctgTTGTAGGTGGTGGTGATTCATAGTGGTGGGTGCGATTATCAACCAGTGGCTTGATCGAAAGGCATCGGTGGTCCGATCGTGCATAAATTTTGTagtttttgatgttgtttctTTTATTCTGATGCATTTGTTCTTGACTTAGCAATTCCTAACATTTATTATTTTactttcttttggttttgcattTTTTATGGCTAAATTGGTTTGGGTCTCACCTTTCACTCCTtgggttttgatttttgtatgttTGAATTACTTCATTTTGTTGTATGAGTATGAATATGTTTATAATCTTAATGTGTAATTTTgttttttaatgtttgaattagTTCACTTTGTTGTATGAGTATGATTATGCTTATAATCTAAATGtgtaattttgtttttttatgttaTTCAAACATATTGAAAGCTGATTTGTATGATTTTATTTATAGAGTTATACTTTCTGTTATATGCTCAAAAGCTAATTTTGTGGCATAGTTATTTTGTCTGGTTCTGTACTTGTTTTTATTTTAGGGGCCTATTGATATAAAAGGTTTTTGGATTGGAGTTATGTTTCTTGAACTTTTAGACTTGAATTTTTAGCGTACATCTAGGTTGGCTTAAATAATTTCTTTGCATTTGCTTTTGAATTTCTGCTATGTGAGATTTTTCAGGGGATGCTTCTCCCTGTTTGTTTGGGAGGATGGAGATGATGATCCTTGGATGATGTTATAGATTTATTCGATTTTCTTAGagttttttaatttgatttagTTCAAAAAAAATTTGGGGTTTAATAAATATCTCTATGTATTTTTAAGTTAAGCTTAGTTTTAATTTTAGTGATGTAGAGAAAGAGAATCTCTTGGTTTGCCTAGATCTGGTGACCTATTTACATACCGAGACTCTTCACATGGAGTTCTTGCCTTGGATTCTTCAAGCTTGAATACAATATGTCACACTTGGATTAGCATAAGGGAGAAGTCTAACACAACTTTGAAAAGGAGGTCAATGATATTTTCTACATATCTCTGGCATggggtttatttattttattgttaataagATTCTGGTTTCTTTTGTTTTTAATGGGGATTTGAAAACGAGGACTAATTACTTTCCCATTTTATTATCTTTTCATTATTAATGATGTCATGCAGGGATTGCTTTAAAATTCTTCAAAGTAAAAAGCAAAATATATTGATGTAGGTTTTTTTTAGTTTGAGTTTGCATGGTATAGGACCTTGTGGGATCGTGTGGTGTCTTCCTTGGAGTGGTTTGTACCATCTTTAGTATATTTTGTGCTTGTATAGGCTTATTTTGTGCCAGCTTGCAGGATGTTTGTGCCTGCTTGTAAGCTTTTTTGTGTCTATTCGTAGGTTTGTTTGCACCTGTTAGTAAGTTAGTTTGTGCTTGTTTGTAGACTTTGCTTTGTGCATATAAGGATTGTGAAACCCGAGCTGCTAATGATGGTGTTCCACTAATGATATAATATATTACTGGAAAATCATATTTTTCAACTATACTTTCAATCTTACAAATCTCAATTTAGGCTCCAAAAATAggattgttttttcttttttagttgTATTTAGAAGTTCTTTATTCTTGTTGGTTTAAGGATACACGTATATGATTGACATTTCAAGGAGAAACATTTTTTTGTTATTTGATGATTTTAACATAGAATAGTTAATAATCcgcccaatatatatatatatataaagtatatcATTGTAACTTACAAATCTTATCTGTTAGGTTGAAATCTCACTTCTTTGGAGAGTTTCAGATGCCACAAAATTTGCGGGCTTTGAatgttttatttataaatattttattgtataatttttcaaaatatcttTGCATGATTTTTTTTGCTAAATAATAAGGTGAAATTGTAATCTCTTACTGTTTCATAGTAATAAAGTGTATtcccaaaaaaaatatatgtaatctATATACTTTGAATGTTATAAATATAAAGTCCCATTTATTAACACCTTTATACtgtattaattaatatattacatATTATACAAATGATTATAAATATATACAACGAAAATTAAGAGAGATAAcccatttaaaaaaatgaaataaatgaaacaaatttgagaataattaattaattaaaaatgaaataaaatagaTAAATCTGTGTCTGAATTAATAAGAAATAGATAATAAGATGAATTATTATGTATAACCCTCACTTGAATAGTGAAAATGTTGCATTACAGTCACACTGTAGTCTCATTTTAAGCAAAGCTGACTTGTCATACTTGGACCAATATGGTATAATAGCCTATTGCATTCCTTCCACACCATAACAATGTCCGTTTAAATCCAcctcacaaaaataaataaataaaaatctaatatCAAACGGTATTTCATTTGTGTGGCATTCGCTAACTTAAtatcccttctctctctctctctctaaattaTCTCTCTCTCTGCTAAATTCTTTCTTCTCAACCCAATCCATAGCTTATTTGGCCGAAATCTAACGTCTCGCCGAGTCTTTGAAGCTCAATCAATGTCCGAGAATCTTTTTGCTTCTCAGTTCAAGAAGACGCTCTATGTATAGTGTTTGTTTTTTCCTTCTTGATTTTGGCCCGCTTTAGATATTTTGTGACATTCCTCTTCTTTCTTGACAACTTCTTCTTCGATTTTGCTGGGGCGCGTTTCTTTTGGTTGTTTAATGTTCCGCTTGACTCAATGATTTTGTTCTGTTTCAGTACAAATGGCCTCTGCTCCTTCCATGTCGGGTATGTGTTTTTTTGTAAATTATTTTCTCTGCTTGCTTTAAAATTGGTGGATACTTAGTGGAATTGTGATTTTGGATTTTGGATTCTGGGTTTTTGTTATTTTTCACTAATGATTACTGAATTCGAGTGAACTTAGCATAGTGGACTACTAAGGTGTCACTCTTGTATTGTTTTATGGAGCCAAAGGAGTATATGAACTTGGAATTGTTAATTTAGTATCGTAACAGTTTTATGAGGTTCAAATTATTTGGTTCTTGATTAATTCTTCAcgtgttttctgggttttgacttgtttatctgttgTTTTGTAGTTTCTTTAGAATGTGTGAACATATGTAAGTTACCAAAAGGGGATGGGAGTGGCAGATATGACTGTAATTTTCTCTCGTGTGCTTGGAAAGCTCCGAGAGTCTTGACTGGGTTCCTTGCGAGTACAGCTCATCCTCCAACGTATTCTTTGTTGTCTTATGCGCGAAATGGGAGAAGAACTCGAATCAATTTTGTAAGTTTCTATGAGTATTTTAGCACTGGTTGATCCGACTCCagttattctaattttttttagtaaaattGATGAATATATCAATCTAGTAGTAACTACTATTTAGGATTGTAAACTAACTGTTTACGTTTTATATAAGAATCAACCATAATATTTGTTTAACATTGTACTCTTGGCAGATGAGTGAAACTTCCACTACAGGTGGTTGGTATGGTAATGAAACTTCAGATTTTCCACACAGAAATCTCTTTAGATCAAGCTTGCTTCATGTTGCTTGCAAACGATGGCAATTATTTTGCTCTTCAAATGTCATTGACAACGTTTCTCCTGAAAGGTTGTGGGAGGTATAATATATTTTGCCAAATCTAGAATGTTTGGACAATGATATTAACCTGCCAATTTGGATACTATATTTCTCATGGTTTTGGTTATAACTTCTGTTGTTTGGTTCCTGCAGGATCTTAAACCCACTATTTCATACCTTCCACCTATAGAACTGGATTTGGTCCATAATGCTCTTAAGGTCAGCTCTCACTTACATGAAGTAAATTTAGTATGTATTGTCTGTAAAGCCCATTACATCAAACAGATGGTTgtctttaaaattcaaaatagTTTTGTGGCTTCGCAGCTGGCATTTGAGGCTCATGATGGTCAAAAGAGACGCAGCGGAGAACCCTTCATCATACATCCAGTCGAAGTTGCACGCATTCTAGGAGAACTAGTGAGTCCTCTGAGTGGAAAAACatgacattatttattttattttgtataatttttttgtcATCTGCAATAAGATTAAATACTTTCTTTCTAGGAATTGGATTGGGAATCAATTGCTGCTGGGTTATTACATGACACAGTCGAGGATACTAAAGTTGTAACCTTTGAAAGAATAGAGGAGGAGTTTGGTTCTACTGTCCGCCGAATTGTAGAAGGAGAAACTAAGGTAGATCTGTTCATATTTCTTTTCATATAGGATTACCTTAAAAGTATTTCGGACtggtttaatattttttttcctcttttcTGATTAGGTTTCTAAGCTAGGAAAATTGAAATGTAAGAATGAAAGGGATTCAGTACAAGATGTAAAGGCTGATGATTTGAGGCAGATGTTCCTAGCTATGACGGAAGAAGTACCTCTTTATTCCCATTTTTTTATTGATATGTGTACTTTGAAGTCCTAAcccatttgcaaattaaaatgtGTGTTGTTTCAGGTTCGTGTTATCATTGTCAAGCTAGCTGACAGATTACATAACATGCGTACTCTCTCACACATGCCTCCACACAAGCAGGTGACTTGTTATTCATTTAATTTACTTTCATTTATCTACTTTGTTAGACCTGGTGTTACATTGAATATTACTTTTGTGTTCAGTTCAGCATTGCAAGGGAGACACTACAGGTCTTCGCTCCTCTGGCAAAGTTGCTTGGGATGTACCAAATCAAGGTATTGCTCTACTCATTCCCTCTTCTGCTTGTCTTTTTGACTGCTTGATTAATTAGATGTTCAGTTTCTGCAATGTTTGAATGAGCAATTGCTTTAGATTACAGTTATCTTTCATGATTTTATTTCTCTTGTCAAGTTATCAATTTTTAAGATGTTGAAATATGATATAGTGGTATCTGGACTTTAAAATTCAACCTAAGGGATGGAACATTTAGTACATTTAAATAATGTACTGATACTGTATTGCAGTCGGAACTTGAAAATCTTTCCTTCATGTATACAAATGTTGAAGATTATGCTAAAATCAAGAGGAGAGTTGCCGACCTACATAAGGAGCATGAGAAAGAACTTGAGGAGGTAAGAGTTATCTAGCTCAAGTGATTACTAATTCTTGGGATACTATCATGGCATCAGATGGAAGTTATCAAGTATAGCTTTCTAGTACATACATATTATATACAATATTTAGATTTTACCATAGTCTGCTGATCAATACTTGTCTCATACAGGCAGACAAAATTCTAATGAAGAGGCTTGAGGATGATCAGTTCTTAGACCTTATGACTGCAAAAACTGAAGTTTGTACTGTTTTTAAGGAGCCTTATAGGTCAAAAAGAACAATTCCTGGTCTCAATTTTTTCTTGTGGCACTGTGCACTTGATATATTCTGTTTCAGTATGCTCGTCTGTAGTGATTTCTGTTTAAGAGGACTTTTTCTTTTGTCATATAGAggcttttatgattttattttgagGGGATGAGGGATTTCGTTCAATTTACTGAATGGGTCTACCTATTAACTTGCAGCATCTATAAATCTGTGCTGAAATCTAAAGGATCAATCAATGAAGTTAACCAAATTGCTCAGGTTTGTCCTGATATTTGCTTCAACTTTTACAATATTTGGCAAGGAAACATATGAGACTCGTGTACTTATTGACTTAAATTTGCATTTTCCATTACCAGCTTCGCATCATTATAAAACCGAAGACATGTGTGGGAGTTGGACCTTTGTGCGCCCCACAGCAGGTAGAGTTGCTTGAGCCTAAAACAATTGGTGTCCTTTGCTGCATtttgtttcaaaatatattttaactcTTTCTTATAGTTGTCTTATCTGCAGATTTGCTACCATGTTCTTGGGTTGGTTAATGGAATCTGGACTCCTATTCCTCGTTCTGTGCGTACACCATGTTTTCTTGTTGATTATTCAATTTGCATATTTGTGGAAGTATTATGTACTAATATTCATGTTAGCAGATGAAAGACTACATTGCAACCCCAAAACCCAATGGTTATCAAAGTCTTCATACAACTGTAATCCCTTTCCTTTATGAGAGCATGTTTCGAATTGAAGTGCAGGTAGTCTTGAATTCTCATTTTTGAGTATGTTCGAATTTCACAAGTAGTTTAGGCATGTACTAATGTGTTAACATTTTATCATTCATGTTAAATTCCTTTTAGTGTGTCAGTTTTATTTATCTAAGTTATCATCTTTTGGCAGATAAGAACCGAAGAGATGAATCTAATAGCTGAGAGAGGCATTGCTGCTCATTATAGTGGGAGAGTATTTGTTACTGGTTTAGTTGGACATGCTGGGCCAAATGGTAAAAGTTCAAGAGGAAAGACTGTGTGTCTAAATAATGCCAACATTGCACTCAGGGTATTTTCCTAACACTCATTGCTGATTTATGATAGCTACTCATTTTCCttgaaatttatttttagaaaactcTTTCCATTCACCTCACTGTCAATTCTTGTGAAATCCTCCTCCAGATTGGCTGGCTCAATGCTATTAGAGAATGGCAAGAGGAGTTTGTTGGCAACATGAGCTCTAGGGAATTTGTAGACACTGTCACGAGAGACCTGTTAGGCAGTCGTGTCTTTGTGTTTACTCCCAGGGGAGAGGTAATTTGTAATTATTGATGTTCATTTGATGAAATTCAGTAAATTCAATTTCGAACATGAGATTGGTATGCTTCAGCAcctttacaattttttttacaatacaTACAGATAAAGAATCTTCCCAAAGGAGCTACTGTGATTGACTATGCTTATATGATACACACTGATATTGGCAACAAAATGGTGGCTGCTAAGGTACCCTCTGCTTTGAGCCATTTATAAGTTGTCGAAACTTTCACTTCTAAATTATGAGGAAAAACGTCTGAAGAACTTAACTTTCTCTGATGCAGGTCAATGGGAATTTTGTTGCTCCCATGCATGTACTTTCAAATGCTGAAGTTGTGGAGATAATCACCTATAATGTTCGTATTTTTTGATCATTGACATACAtctgcatttttattttaatcatatCATAGAACCTTTTTGCAAACAAGTGGAAACTACATTTGTTGTGATCTTTTTCTTGCATTTAAAGGTTGTATGTTAAATCATTCTGTGGTTTTTGTTGGGAATGGGGTTGTGGGATGTGAATCCATTTGCATTTCTTAATAATCTAATGTGGCAATAAGTTGTATCTCTGATTATTAACATTGACAGGCGGAGGTTTTATGTGCAACTATTCTGCTACCAGATACTTAGTTTAAATTTTGAgagattttatttttctaaaaaatattattattatttatttggagTGGGGGATGATTAGCTTAATTTTTCACAAGAGAAATGTTAAGCCTAGGGTCTCCCAAAAAACATTATCTAGCTGTAACAGTTACACTATGACCAATATTCagaattctaaatcataatcggACTTTGTGACTTGGCCTCAGCCATGGTCTATTGACGAAGAAAAATCTAAGCAGCTCTTGTTATGGTCACAAGACATGTTTTTCTGTGGTTGCTTTTTCTGTACATTTAGAGGCATCAACCATCAAATTATAGTAACAGGTTGCATTTTATTGATATTGTTCTGTTTGTTCAGgctcacacttttttttttttttttgaaaaataatattcAGGCTCTTTCTGGGAAATCAGCTTTTCAGAGGCATAAGCAGTGGTTGCAGCATGCAAAAACACGTAGTGCCAGACACAAAATTATGAAAGTAGGCCTCTTTCACCAAgtgattttattttgtttcttttactAGTTGGTTTTGCTTATTTGTCTAATTTCATCTTGTGCAGTTCTTAAGGGAGCAAGCTGCACTCTCTGCGGCTGAAATAACAGCAGATACTGTAAATGATTTCACTGCTGACTCTGAAGAGGAGAGTGAGGCAGAGGAAATTTCTGATGCCCCAAAAGGATACAAGCCCGTGTGGAATAAATTCCTTGCAAAAATTATAGAAATGTCATCACAAGGAAATGAATCTAAGGCTTCTTCTCAAAATGAAATTGGAAGTGCTTGGGTTCCCAAAGTAAATGGAAAACATAGCAAACATGTCAAGCAGGTAAGTTTGAAGATTGAAGGGGAATTATCACAGGGAATCAATGTTTCCAGGATGATTCAGCCTAATATTCCAACGTACAAAGAGGTCTTGCCTGGGTTGGAAAGCTGGTTGTCCAGCAAGATAGCATCTTGGCATAATGTTGAAGGGCACTCCATCCACTGGCTTTTTG
The genomic region above belongs to Humulus lupulus chromosome 1, drHumLupu1.1, whole genome shotgun sequence and contains:
- the LOC133795648 gene encoding putative GTP diphosphokinase RSH1, chloroplastic isoform X2, translated to MASAPSMSVSLECVNICKLPKGDGSGRYDCNFLSCAWKAPRVLTGFLASTAHPPTYSLLSYARNGRRTRINFMSETSTTGGWYGNETSDFPHRNLFRSSLLHVACKRWQLFCSSNVIDNVSPERLWEDLKPTISYLPPIELDLVHNALKLAFEAHDGQKRRSGEPFIIHPVEVARILGELELDWESIAAGLLHDTVEDTKVVTFERIEEEFGSTVRRIVEGETKVSKLGKLKCKNERDSVQDVKADDLRQMFLAMTEEVRVIIVKLADRLHNMRTLSHMPPHKQFSIARETLQVFAPLAKLLGMYQIKSELENLSFMYTNVEDYAKIKRRVADLHKEHEKELEEADKILMKRLEDDQFLDLMTAKTEVCTVFKEPYSIYKSVLKSKGSINEVNQIAQLRIIIKPKTCVGVGPLCAPQQICYHVLGLVNGIWTPIPRSMKDYIATPKPNGYQSLHTTVIPFLYESMFRIEVQIRTEEMNLIAERGIAAHYSGRVFVTGLVGHAGPNGKSSRGKTVCLNNANIALRIGWLNAIREWQEEFVGNMSSREFVDTVTRDLLGSRVFVFTPRGEIKNLPKGATVIDYAYMIHTDIGNKMVAAKVNGNFVAPMHVLSNAEVVEIITYNALSGKSAFQRHKQWLQHAKTRSARHKIMKFLREQAALSAAEITADTVNDFTADSEEESEAEEISDAPKGYKPVWNKFLAKIIEMSSQGNESKASSQNEIGSAWVPKVNGKHSKHVKQVSLKIEGELSQGINVSRMIQPNIPTYKEVLPGLESWLSSKIASWHNVEGHSIHWLFVVSIDRRGMMAEVTTTLSAAGITIYSCVAEIDGGRGMAVMLFHVECSTENLVNACSSIDIILGVLGWSTGCSWSSSTDNLDILEC
- the LOC133817957 gene encoding uncharacterized protein LOC133817957 produces the protein MEMVLPQNMPPKMTSQRKMIVREDSSEDLETTTTHISSTKRKRSLRKKTFDTEQLTALISFYHTLAKTPTQTSSTPMLDSPPANTRGSHKRVLGKTHKTPIEDNHGSLMATRKSPRLQSLGAQDLGSSSKSIADNCVVDHIEERTKKRTIGPTKMKSIATDSDGRLEVKFNSKGQPIGTTSIKLSSFLGALVREIVPITITDWRKITPGMKEVLWKSIQARYKVDKEWKKYYVFRTMADLWRASKSRLVSKLRKAPNEEARMNLKPDNINSEIEWKSYVREKTSAEFKAKSEKFIKIRTKQLPHTCSRKGYARLTEELVNNSGSKEAPSRVDVWTKAHKKKNGQPVNSEVAEAFDLVEEYKKDLTISSTTSVNDDILTKVLGPEKNTYLRAFGRGVTRSKLAIVSEQDDHMIQIKDQCNDLKDRMPHMEQLIQSLLRNQNELVQSGEQSNAHVPSSPVSVRDNIYGQKCKILDWTGSGDIIADGYFISSDPKDEVHHVPLGPNAMKVGIDFARKPNAFLWRPTSNICHMEDAIGSIIAWPTEKVVVIHSGGCDYQPVA
- the LOC133795648 gene encoding putative GTP diphosphokinase RSH1, chloroplastic isoform X3, with amino-acid sequence MLLSFVASQLAFEAHDGQKRRSGEPFIIHPVEVARILGELELDWESIAAGLLHDTVEDTKVVTFERIEEEFGSTVRRIVEGETKVSKLGKLKCKNERDSVQDVKADDLRQMFLAMTEEVRVIIVKLADRLHNMRTLSHMPPHKQFSIARETLQVFAPLAKLLGMYQIKSELENLSFMYTNVEDYAKIKRRVADLHKEHEKELEEADKILMKRLEDDQFLDLMTAKTEVCTVFKEPYSIYKSVLKSKGSINEVNQIAQLRIIIKPKTCVGVGPLCAPQQLSYLQICYHVLGLVNGIWTPIPRSMKDYIATPKPNGYQSLHTTVIPFLYESMFRIEVQIRTEEMNLIAERGIAAHYSGRVFVTGLVGHAGPNGKSSRGKTVCLNNANIALRIGWLNAIREWQEEFVGNMSSREFVDTVTRDLLGSRVFVFTPRGEIKNLPKGATVIDYAYMIHTDIGNKMVAAKVNGNFVAPMHVLSNAEVVEIITYNALSGKSAFQRHKQWLQHAKTRSARHKIMKFLREQAALSAAEITADTVNDFTADSEEESEAEEISDAPKGYKPVWNKFLAKIIEMSSQGNESKASSQNEIGSAWVPKVNGKHSKHVKQVSLKIEGELSQGINVSRMIQPNIPTYKEVLPGLESWLSSKIASWHNVEGHSIHWLFVVSIDRRGMMAEVTTTLSAAGITIYSCVAEIDGGRGMAVMLFHVECSTENLVNACSSIDIILGVLGWSTGCSWSSSTDNLDILEC
- the LOC133795648 gene encoding putative GTP diphosphokinase RSH1, chloroplastic isoform X1, translating into MASAPSMSVSLECVNICKLPKGDGSGRYDCNFLSCAWKAPRVLTGFLASTAHPPTYSLLSYARNGRRTRINFMSETSTTGGWYGNETSDFPHRNLFRSSLLHVACKRWQLFCSSNVIDNVSPERLWEDLKPTISYLPPIELDLVHNALKLAFEAHDGQKRRSGEPFIIHPVEVARILGELELDWESIAAGLLHDTVEDTKVVTFERIEEEFGSTVRRIVEGETKVSKLGKLKCKNERDSVQDVKADDLRQMFLAMTEEVRVIIVKLADRLHNMRTLSHMPPHKQFSIARETLQVFAPLAKLLGMYQIKSELENLSFMYTNVEDYAKIKRRVADLHKEHEKELEEADKILMKRLEDDQFLDLMTAKTEVCTVFKEPYSIYKSVLKSKGSINEVNQIAQLRIIIKPKTCVGVGPLCAPQQLSYLQICYHVLGLVNGIWTPIPRSMKDYIATPKPNGYQSLHTTVIPFLYESMFRIEVQIRTEEMNLIAERGIAAHYSGRVFVTGLVGHAGPNGKSSRGKTVCLNNANIALRIGWLNAIREWQEEFVGNMSSREFVDTVTRDLLGSRVFVFTPRGEIKNLPKGATVIDYAYMIHTDIGNKMVAAKVNGNFVAPMHVLSNAEVVEIITYNALSGKSAFQRHKQWLQHAKTRSARHKIMKFLREQAALSAAEITADTVNDFTADSEEESEAEEISDAPKGYKPVWNKFLAKIIEMSSQGNESKASSQNEIGSAWVPKVNGKHSKHVKQVSLKIEGELSQGINVSRMIQPNIPTYKEVLPGLESWLSSKIASWHNVEGHSIHWLFVVSIDRRGMMAEVTTTLSAAGITIYSCVAEIDGGRGMAVMLFHVECSTENLVNACSSIDIILGVLGWSTGCSWSSSTDNLDILEC